Proteins from a single region of Polycladomyces zharkentensis:
- a CDS encoding MTP-1 family protein, whose product MLTLKKSGVQPSSVLLEKYAKNEQKPFNPTKMNFIGVGEKDVYNITAPFQDGEETVIAGRVEPRDSEHSEVIFFVRRGEQWIPKEDAPIFSLQDPFFTRIGGELVFGGVEVFPHPADERALSWRTVFYKGANIHRLEKMFTGPDGMKDLRLIELPDGSIGVLTRPQGEKGGRGKIGFVRIPSLEHLTLEVIHEAPILDQFMEEEWGGANEAHLLSNGLIGVLGHIARIDEEGKRHYYPMVFALDPMTGEHSDIQLIAARSDFLEGPAKRPDLSDVVFGGGLVRKKDGTADLYAGVGDAEAQRITMRDPFLAFEKIRWGK is encoded by the coding sequence TTGCTTACCCTGAAAAAGAGCGGTGTCCAACCCTCTTCCGTGTTACTGGAGAAGTATGCGAAAAATGAACAAAAACCGTTCAACCCAACCAAAATGAATTTCATCGGAGTCGGGGAAAAGGATGTGTACAATATTACGGCACCTTTTCAAGATGGCGAAGAAACCGTGATCGCCGGCCGCGTGGAACCCCGTGACAGTGAGCATTCGGAAGTGATTTTCTTCGTTCGGCGCGGGGAGCAATGGATTCCCAAAGAAGACGCCCCGATCTTTTCGTTGCAGGACCCCTTTTTTACCCGCATCGGCGGGGAGTTGGTTTTCGGCGGTGTGGAGGTATTTCCGCATCCCGCCGATGAACGGGCGTTGAGTTGGCGCACGGTATTTTACAAGGGAGCCAACATTCATCGCCTGGAAAAGATGTTTACCGGCCCGGATGGCATGAAAGACCTTCGTCTGATCGAATTGCCGGATGGTTCCATCGGGGTGTTGACGCGACCCCAAGGGGAAAAAGGGGGAAGAGGAAAGATCGGTTTCGTGCGAATCCCTTCACTGGAACATTTGACGCTCGAAGTGATTCACGAAGCCCCCATCTTAGACCAATTCATGGAGGAAGAATGGGGCGGAGCAAACGAAGCCCATCTTCTGTCAAACGGGTTGATCGGGGTGCTGGGGCATATCGCCCGTATTGATGAAGAAGGAAAACGGCATTATTATCCAATGGTGTTTGCGCTTGATCCTATGACCGGTGAACATTCGGATATCCAGCTCATTGCGGCGCGTTCCGACTTTTTGGAAGGACCCGCCAAACGTCCGGATTTGTCCGATGTCGTATTTGGCGGCGGGTTGGTTCGCAAGAAGGATGGAACAGCAGACCTGTATGCCGGTGTGGGTGATGCTGAAGCACAGCGAATCACCATGCGTGATCCATTCCTCGCATTTGAAAAAATAAGGTGGGGAAAATAG
- a CDS encoding TrmH family RNA methyltransferase has translation MKPIIVTSQHNDQVKRWRKLQSRKGRQSLGTLWIEGEHLLEESVKAGWRVRALIVDQSREAEHRPWWEKRNKNAPVYFLPSRLYRTLADTETPQGIAAEVEIPKGEADRAIPAEGVLLLLDGVQDPGNVGTMLRTARAVGAAGVWLGKGTVDPYNPKVVRAAMGALFHVPIRMIDLHEELPRLRSAGYCVVGTHPRGEHVHFDVSYPGRTAYLLGNEGRGVDPALMRWVNSEVSIPMPGGAESLNVSITASLLLYEYLRQHRGGH, from the coding sequence TTGAAACCGATCATTGTCACGTCGCAGCACAACGACCAGGTCAAACGCTGGAGGAAACTTCAGTCGCGCAAAGGTCGCCAGTCACTGGGTACTTTGTGGATCGAAGGGGAACATTTGCTGGAGGAATCCGTCAAGGCCGGATGGCGAGTGAGGGCATTGATTGTCGATCAGAGTCGGGAAGCCGAGCATCGACCGTGGTGGGAAAAGCGGAACAAAAACGCGCCGGTGTACTTCCTTCCGTCCCGGTTATATCGCACTTTGGCGGATACGGAAACACCGCAGGGAATCGCCGCGGAAGTGGAAATCCCCAAAGGTGAGGCGGATCGGGCGATTCCCGCCGAAGGCGTGTTGTTACTGTTGGATGGCGTGCAGGACCCCGGCAATGTGGGAACCATGTTGCGAACCGCCCGGGCGGTGGGTGCGGCTGGCGTATGGTTGGGGAAAGGAACCGTCGATCCTTATAACCCGAAAGTGGTCCGGGCCGCCATGGGTGCGCTGTTCCATGTGCCCATTCGTATGATCGATTTACATGAGGAACTTCCGCGACTGCGATCCGCCGGTTACTGTGTGGTGGGAACCCATCCCCGGGGGGAGCACGTCCACTTTGATGTATCGTATCCGGGTCGTACGGCCTATTTGCTGGGCAACGAAGGAAGGGGTGTGGATCCCGCGCTGATGCGGTGGGTAAACAGCGAAGTCTCCATTCCGATGCCGGGAGGAGCCGAATCGCTCAATGTTTCCATCACTGCATCGTTGCTGTTGTATGAGTACCTGCGCCAACATCGCGGGGGGCACTAA
- a CDS encoding cupredoxin domain-containing protein: MRKGMITLAIAMPLMLGLVGCAGGNQSQQAGKTSGQVIEISASNFQFQPNKIEIPANKDVTLKLKVANGIHSLEAPGLDVNLQEDGQTAVVRAKPGTYPFFCNIPCGTGHGKMKGTIVAK, encoded by the coding sequence ATGAGGAAAGGAATGATCACGCTGGCCATCGCCATGCCCCTGATGCTGGGGTTGGTCGGTTGCGCCGGCGGCAATCAGTCCCAGCAAGCCGGGAAAACCTCTGGTCAAGTGATTGAAATTTCCGCTTCCAACTTTCAATTCCAACCAAACAAAATTGAGATTCCTGCCAATAAAGATGTCACCCTGAAATTGAAAGTAGCAAACGGCATACACAGCTTGGAAGCACCCGGTCTTGATGTCAACCTGCAGGAAGATGGTCAAACCGCCGTGGTCCGCGCCAAGCCGGGAACCTACCCATTCTTCTGCAATATTCCCTGCGGAACGGGCCACGGTAAGATGAAAGGAACGATTGTGGCCAAGTAA
- a CDS encoding BtaManbiosPhlase — MVNVYRYEENPLITPADINPYHDGFEVIGAFNAGIAKYKDEILMLLRVAERPISHDPKIVKAPVCHPDTNELEIIEFHRDDERYDFSDPRMIRKSSNLQEIEYLTSLSYIRIARSKDGRNFTIDEKPFLYPSNKLESFGIEDPRVTPIGDTYYICFTAMSPLGIGGAMVSTKDFVTIQHHGMIFPPENKDIVIFPEKVNGKYYALHRPGLKSIGKPEIWIAESDNLLHWGNHQHLIGLRDGMWDSGRIGGGAVPIKTERGWLVLYHGATPENRYCMGGLLLDLNNPAVVIARSDQPILEPETDYEKEGFFGNVVFSCGAIVEGDTVKMYYGAADTSMACAELSLEEILDSLTYG; from the coding sequence ATGGTCAACGTGTACCGGTATGAAGAAAATCCATTGATTACCCCGGCAGATATCAACCCATATCATGATGGATTTGAAGTGATCGGCGCTTTCAATGCCGGAATTGCGAAATACAAGGATGAAATATTGATGCTGCTCCGCGTTGCTGAACGCCCGATCAGTCATGATCCCAAGATCGTGAAAGCGCCGGTTTGTCATCCGGATACGAATGAATTGGAAATCATCGAATTTCACCGGGATGATGAGCGATATGATTTTTCGGACCCGCGAATGATTCGAAAGTCATCCAATCTCCAGGAAATTGAATACTTGACTTCCCTGTCCTATATTCGCATCGCACGCAGTAAAGACGGACGGAACTTTACCATAGACGAAAAGCCGTTTCTTTATCCATCCAACAAACTGGAATCATTCGGCATTGAAGATCCGCGCGTCACGCCAATCGGAGATACCTATTATATCTGTTTCACGGCCATGTCCCCGCTCGGCATTGGGGGGGCGATGGTATCGACCAAGGATTTTGTCACCATCCAACATCATGGCATGATTTTTCCCCCGGAAAACAAGGATATCGTGATTTTTCCGGAAAAAGTGAACGGAAAATACTATGCACTCCATCGCCCCGGACTCAAAAGCATTGGAAAACCGGAAATCTGGATCGCGGAATCCGACAATTTGCTTCATTGGGGAAACCATCAACACCTGATCGGTCTGAGAGACGGGATGTGGGACAGCGGACGCATTGGCGGCGGTGCTGTCCCCATCAAAACGGAAAGGGGCTGGTTGGTGCTCTATCATGGCGCGACGCCGGAGAATCGATATTGTATGGGCGGGTTGCTTCTTGACCTCAACAATCCTGCCGTCGTGATAGCCCGTTCCGACCAACCGATTCTGGAACCGGAAACGGATTATGAAAAGGAAGGGTTTTTTGGCAATGTCGTATTCTCGTGCGGGGCAATCGTGGAAGGCGACACGGTGAAAATGTATTACGGTGCCGCGGATACCTCGATGGCCTGTGCGGAATTGAGCTTGGAAGAGATTCTGGACTCCCTGACATATGGTTGA
- a CDS encoding phage holin family protein, with protein sequence MTIVRHLIRFIVAAIVLMIVGALVPGFQVQGFWSALLAAVVIAVIGWIIEALFGRDMSPYARGVVGFVVSAIVIYMTQFFVPGVRVTLLGALLGALVIGIIDLFVPTKARITSQPEK encoded by the coding sequence ATGACCATCGTGCGTCATCTGATTCGATTTATTGTGGCGGCCATCGTGCTCATGATCGTGGGAGCACTGGTCCCCGGTTTTCAGGTACAAGGTTTTTGGAGCGCACTCCTCGCCGCCGTGGTAATCGCCGTGATCGGCTGGATCATCGAAGCGCTGTTCGGACGTGACATGTCTCCGTATGCAAGGGGAGTTGTCGGGTTCGTCGTCAGCGCGATCGTGATCTACATGACGCAATTCTTCGTACCTGGCGTGCGTGTCACGTTACTGGGAGCCTTGTTGGGCGCGCTTGTGATCGGGATCATCGATCTGTTCGTGCCGACCAAGGCGCGTATCACGAGCCAACCGGAAAAATAA
- the pheS gene encoding phenylalanine--tRNA ligase subunit alpha, with translation MRERLEALKAEAEQAIQGAKDLEALKQLRVKYLGKKGELTAVLRGMGELSEKERPVIGKLANDIRQTLERKLDEKESALEAAAMEARLKEETIDVTLPGVPRPLGAIHPLTAVIQQVENIFIGMGFEVAEGPEVEKDWYNFEALNMPKDHPARDTQDSFYITREILLRTQTSPVQVRTLQAKEGKVPVRMICPGKVYRRDDDDATHSHQFMQIEGLVVDRGVSMSELKGTLLAFAKQMFGEDHEFRFRPSYFPFTEPSLEMDMSCMACGGEGCRICKETGWIEILGAGMVHPNVLEKSGYNAERYTGFAFGMGVERIAMLKYGIDDIRHFYTNDLRVLRQFQSV, from the coding sequence ATGCGTGAGCGGTTGGAAGCCTTGAAAGCGGAAGCGGAGCAAGCGATTCAGGGCGCAAAGGATCTGGAAGCGTTAAAGCAATTGCGTGTCAAATACTTGGGCAAAAAAGGGGAACTGACCGCCGTTCTGCGCGGAATGGGCGAGTTGTCTGAAAAAGAGCGTCCCGTGATCGGGAAGTTGGCCAACGATATTCGTCAAACGCTGGAGCGGAAATTGGATGAAAAAGAGTCTGCGCTGGAAGCGGCGGCCATGGAAGCGCGACTGAAAGAGGAAACAATCGATGTCACCCTTCCGGGCGTGCCCCGGCCGTTGGGGGCGATTCACCCGTTGACCGCAGTGATCCAGCAGGTGGAAAACATCTTTATCGGCATGGGGTTTGAGGTGGCCGAAGGACCGGAAGTGGAAAAGGATTGGTACAATTTCGAAGCGCTCAACATGCCCAAAGATCATCCGGCCCGGGATACGCAGGATTCTTTTTACATCACGCGGGAGATTCTGCTCCGGACGCAAACTTCGCCGGTGCAGGTGCGCACGTTGCAGGCCAAAGAGGGCAAAGTGCCGGTACGCATGATTTGTCCGGGAAAAGTGTATCGGCGGGATGATGACGACGCTACCCATTCGCACCAATTTATGCAAATCGAGGGATTGGTCGTCGATCGCGGCGTATCCATGAGTGAGTTGAAAGGGACGTTGCTGGCGTTTGCGAAACAGATGTTCGGCGAGGATCATGAATTCCGGTTCCGTCCCAGCTATTTCCCGTTTACCGAACCGAGTCTGGAAATGGACATGTCGTGCATGGCGTGCGGTGGCGAAGGATGCCGCATTTGCAAGGAAACCGGATGGATCGAAATTTTGGGGGCGGGGATGGTGCACCCCAACGTGTTGGAAAAATCGGGTTACAATGCCGAGCGATATACCGGTTTTGCGTTCGGAATGGGCGTGGAGCGCATCGCGATGCTCAAATACGGGATCGATGATATCCGTCATTTCTACACCAACGACCTGCGCGTCTTGCGGCAATTCCAATCGGTTTGA
- a CDS encoding CvpA family protein, with the protein MSMHILDGIILLLFVGGLLRGYRRGLIMQAASLAGLILAWVVAFYFTDEVTPVLQKNVPLPESVTGDGLMRLLPLERALYTVMAFLLLFFGTKLVISILSRLLNQLAQLPVLSVLNRIGGLVLGALQAVLLVWIMVNLLHFLPWEKGQEAVQQSGIAQNLLEVTPQWTAELKQLLHDAMRQNS; encoded by the coding sequence ATGAGCATGCATATACTGGACGGGATCATCCTGCTCTTGTTTGTCGGGGGATTGTTGCGGGGATATCGGCGCGGCTTGATTATGCAGGCCGCGTCGTTGGCCGGTTTGATTTTGGCGTGGGTGGTGGCCTTTTACTTCACCGACGAAGTAACACCGGTTCTGCAGAAAAATGTCCCCTTGCCCGAATCGGTAACCGGAGACGGGTTGATGCGCCTGTTGCCGTTGGAACGCGCTCTGTATACGGTGATGGCGTTTCTGCTGTTGTTCTTCGGAACCAAACTGGTGATCTCGATTTTGTCCAGGTTACTCAATCAGTTGGCCCAGCTACCCGTATTATCGGTATTGAACCGAATCGGCGGCTTGGTTTTGGGCGCTTTGCAAGCTGTTTTGCTGGTATGGATCATGGTTAACTTGCTGCATTTCCTGCCATGGGAGAAAGGACAAGAAGCCGTGCAACAATCCGGCATCGCCCAAAACCTGTTGGAAGTAACCCCCCAATGGACAGCCGAGCTGAAACAGCTGCTGCATGACGCAATGCGGCAGAACTCATGA
- the sleB gene encoding spore cortex-lytic enzyme, producing MRRKWLLCCALMLTFSVMGEALVSVVNSDAPRLLFSVVPNGGHAVSVQSTAKANVESQHVAKRVSLPVPRARVYKPGDRGGYVWELQRRLRFLGFYTGKINGIYTWRTYRAVRLFQYSFGLRVTGLTDAKTRAKLWKATRRWRPGGVRTVQARRVYRKTARQLSWNDIKLMAHAVHAEARGEPYIGKVAVAAVILNRLKSDRFPNTTAGIIFQPMAFEAVADGQIWMQPDRDSFKAVRDALNGWDPTNGALFYFNPARAKSKWIWSRPQIKRIGKHIFTR from the coding sequence ATGAGGCGGAAATGGCTTCTCTGTTGTGCTTTGATGTTGACCTTCTCCGTGATGGGAGAAGCGCTTGTTTCCGTGGTCAATAGCGATGCCCCCCGGTTGTTGTTTTCCGTTGTTCCCAACGGCGGACACGCTGTTTCCGTGCAATCGACGGCGAAAGCCAATGTGGAATCGCAGCACGTTGCCAAACGGGTTTCGCTGCCGGTTCCTCGTGCCAGAGTGTACAAGCCCGGCGACCGTGGAGGATATGTGTGGGAATTGCAGAGAAGGCTCCGGTTTTTGGGTTTCTACACCGGCAAGATCAACGGGATTTACACATGGCGGACTTACCGGGCGGTTCGGTTGTTCCAGTATTCGTTCGGATTGCGGGTGACGGGCCTGACCGATGCCAAAACCCGGGCAAAATTGTGGAAAGCGACGAGAAGATGGCGACCGGGTGGTGTGAGGACGGTTCAGGCGAGACGTGTATACCGGAAAACGGCTAGGCAATTGTCCTGGAATGATATCAAACTGATGGCCCATGCCGTTCACGCCGAGGCGCGCGGGGAACCGTACATCGGAAAAGTGGCCGTCGCGGCGGTGATATTGAACCGTCTCAAAAGCGATCGTTTTCCCAATACGACCGCCGGCATCATTTTTCAACCCATGGCGTTTGAGGCCGTGGCAGACGGACAAATTTGGATGCAACCGGACCGTGACTCATTCAAAGCGGTACGGGACGCGCTGAATGGGTGGGACCCCACCAACGGAGCGTTGTTTTACTTCAATCCTGCCCGGGCCAAATCGAAATGGATCTGGAGCCGACCCCAGATCAAACGGATCGGGAAACATATTTTCACCAGATGA
- the pheT gene encoding phenylalanine--tRNA ligase subunit beta translates to MLVSYEWLNEYVDLEGLSPEDVAHALTQSGVAVDVIYTRDTGIRNVVVGKVLATESHPQADRLKVCQVDVGKDQPLTIVCGAANVAEGQLVPVALEGASLPGGVTIKRTKLRGVESQGMICSAQELGFPEKVLSKQQREGIMVLPDEAEIGTDVRTVLGMHDQVLELDLTPNRSDCLSMIGVAYEVAAVLDREVRLPEPEALEPTGDGIGVDITVESDEDCPLYAAQVVDNLKVGPSPQWMQNRLISAGIRPINNIVDITNYVMIEYGQPLHAFDFDKLSNGGRIVVRRAQNGETIETLDGVTRACDEETLLITDGSRPIGIAGVMGGANSEVSEGTTRVLLEAAFFSPPVIRRTSRKLGLRSEASTRFEKSVDPERIIPALQRAAELLVLYAGGRVVSKVATERVGDVDELTVKLRHDRLTHVLGVKLKEKQVLDIFRRLRFPVEVTDGVYRVQVPTRRPDIAIEVDLIEEVARLYGYDNIPATLPWGQQSPGGLTREQQLVRVIRHTLRTLGMHEVITYSLTSPGLGSEIASINQEGQPIRVAMPMSEERSVLRTSLVPHLIETAEYNLKRQQERVAIFEIGKTYHTNEKKLTDLPEERWELAGLLAGKSLPTNWRQPSSPNDFYTAKGVLEALLNRLGIHNVEYRAVQPVGFHPGRTAEVVVDGQVIGILGQLHPQVAQQYDLGPTMVCQLDLSAVFAAAQTDVHFEAPSRHPAVTRDLALVVDRDLLVGKVEQEIKKAAGEWLESVTLFDVFTGEQIGEGKKSVAYSLVYRTKDRTLTDEEVNRVHQAVIDHLAATCGAQLRQ, encoded by the coding sequence ATGCTGGTATCTTATGAATGGCTGAATGAATATGTGGATCTGGAAGGGCTGTCACCGGAAGATGTCGCCCACGCTTTGACGCAGAGCGGTGTGGCCGTGGACGTGATTTACACACGGGACACGGGGATTCGCAATGTGGTCGTGGGGAAAGTGTTGGCGACCGAGTCCCATCCGCAGGCGGACCGGTTGAAAGTATGCCAAGTGGATGTCGGTAAGGATCAGCCGTTGACCATCGTTTGCGGCGCGGCCAACGTGGCTGAGGGACAACTGGTTCCCGTCGCTTTGGAAGGGGCGTCCCTGCCGGGCGGGGTCACCATCAAGCGGACCAAACTCCGCGGCGTGGAGTCGCAGGGGATGATTTGCTCCGCGCAGGAGTTGGGATTCCCGGAAAAAGTGTTGTCCAAACAACAGCGGGAGGGCATTATGGTATTGCCCGACGAGGCTGAAATCGGTACCGATGTGCGCACCGTGTTGGGCATGCACGATCAGGTGTTGGAGCTGGACCTGACGCCCAACCGTTCCGACTGTCTCAGCATGATCGGCGTGGCTTATGAAGTGGCTGCCGTGTTGGATCGCGAAGTACGTCTGCCGGAGCCGGAAGCGCTGGAACCGACGGGGGACGGAATTGGCGTGGACATCACGGTGGAATCGGATGAAGATTGTCCGCTCTATGCCGCGCAGGTGGTCGATAACCTGAAAGTGGGTCCATCTCCGCAGTGGATGCAAAACCGGCTGATTTCCGCCGGGATTCGTCCGATCAACAATATTGTGGACATCACCAACTATGTGATGATTGAGTACGGTCAACCCCTGCACGCATTTGACTTTGATAAACTGTCCAACGGCGGGCGCATCGTCGTACGTCGGGCACAGAACGGTGAGACGATTGAAACGCTGGACGGCGTCACCCGGGCGTGCGACGAGGAGACATTGCTCATCACCGACGGCAGCCGTCCGATCGGCATTGCAGGGGTGATGGGAGGCGCCAACTCCGAGGTGTCCGAGGGAACGACGCGTGTCCTGCTGGAAGCAGCCTTTTTCTCCCCGCCTGTCATTCGACGGACCTCGCGCAAGTTGGGGCTGCGCTCGGAAGCGAGCACCCGCTTCGAAAAATCTGTCGATCCGGAACGCATCATTCCCGCTCTGCAACGTGCGGCGGAATTGCTCGTTCTTTACGCCGGCGGGCGGGTTGTATCCAAGGTGGCAACAGAGCGCGTCGGGGATGTCGACGAGCTGACCGTGAAGCTGCGTCATGATCGGTTGACGCACGTGTTGGGCGTGAAATTGAAAGAAAAGCAAGTGCTGGATATTTTCCGTCGGCTGCGTTTTCCGGTAGAGGTGACAGATGGTGTCTACCGTGTACAGGTGCCGACGCGTCGGCCGGATATTGCCATCGAAGTCGATCTGATCGAAGAAGTGGCTCGACTCTATGGATACGACAACATTCCAGCCACATTGCCGTGGGGACAGCAATCGCCCGGCGGGTTGACCCGCGAACAACAGCTTGTCCGTGTCATTCGTCACACCCTGCGGACGTTGGGCATGCATGAGGTGATCACCTACAGTTTGACTTCCCCCGGACTGGGAAGCGAAATCGCCTCGATCAACCAAGAGGGGCAACCGATTCGGGTAGCCATGCCGATGAGCGAAGAGCGGAGCGTATTGCGGACAAGCCTGGTACCGCATCTGATCGAGACGGCCGAATACAACCTGAAACGGCAACAAGAACGCGTCGCCATCTTTGAAATCGGGAAAACCTACCATACAAACGAGAAGAAGTTGACCGATTTGCCGGAAGAACGATGGGAATTGGCCGGTCTGCTTGCCGGAAAATCGCTGCCGACCAACTGGCGTCAACCCTCGTCGCCCAATGATTTTTATACGGCCAAGGGCGTGCTGGAAGCCCTGTTGAACCGTTTGGGCATCCACAATGTGGAATACCGTGCGGTCCAACCGGTCGGTTTTCATCCCGGACGCACCGCGGAAGTCGTGGTGGACGGTCAGGTCATCGGCATTTTGGGGCAACTGCATCCGCAAGTGGCCCAACAATACGATCTCGGCCCCACGATGGTGTGTCAGTTGGATCTGTCGGCTGTCTTTGCTGCGGCACAAACGGATGTCCATTTCGAAGCGCCGAGCCGTCATCCCGCAGTAACCCGCGATTTGGCGTTGGTTGTGGATCGGGATCTTTTGGTTGGCAAAGTCGAGCAAGAGATTAAAAAAGCGGCGGGTGAATGGCTGGAATCGGTCACGTTGTTTGACGTGTTTACAGGAGAACAGATCGGGGAAGGAAAGAAAAGCGTAGCCTATTCATTGGTGTACCGTACGAAGGATCGTACGCTGACCGACGAAGAGGTCAACCGGGTACATCAGGCGGTGATCGATCATCTTGCAGCGACATGTGGTGCGCAGTTGCGCCAGTAA
- the zapA gene encoding cell division protein ZapA, with amino-acid sequence MQSMTKNKLSVEIFGQQYNITGKASPSYMREVANHVDETMRMISQANPRLDTTRLAVLSAVNIADAYMKLKREHDEILHLIEDDQP; translated from the coding sequence TTGCAATCGATGACCAAAAACAAATTGAGCGTGGAGATTTTTGGACAACAGTACAATATCACCGGAAAAGCCAGTCCCAGCTACATGCGGGAAGTAGCCAACCATGTTGACGAAACGATGCGGATGATCTCGCAGGCCAATCCCCGGTTGGATACCACGCGTCTGGCGGTGCTTTCGGCCGTCAATATCGCGGATGCCTACATGAAACTGAAACGGGAACATGACGAGATCCTGCATCTGATCGAAGACGATCAACCGTGA